A region of Channa argus isolate prfri chromosome 8, Channa argus male v1.0, whole genome shotgun sequence DNA encodes the following proteins:
- the ghrhrl gene encoding growth hormone releasing hormone receptor, like isoform X2 produces MSCLHISSIFLTLFLAPTALSSLHPECEYIFQLEKEEYQCLQYIEDQANRSYEGCEPFWDAVICWPHAVVGETVQRACPAVFSFFKNNTGSVNRNCTSAGWSRPFPPYHFACSVDDDIPETEQSYFATVKLVYTIGYSISLVVLAFAVLILLLFRRLRCARNFIHIQLFITFILKAVAVFIRDATLFSSDDTNHCTLSTVYLCSSLSCGWDLGCILRTQSLCWDINEDSPYWWIIKGPIVVSIAVNFMLFMNIIRILIQKLNPRLIQFNNSSQYRRLTKSTLLLIPLFGTHYVFFNFLPDYFSVNLRFCIELCIGSFQGLLVAILYCFLNQEVQKEVHMQWLRWQERSYGVVSPAAKGSQMDTPF; encoded by the exons ATGTCCTGTCTCCACATTAGCAGCATTTTTCTCACTCTGTTTTTGGCTCCAACT GCATTATCTAGCCTGCACCCTGAATGTGAGTACATATTTCAGCTGGAGAAAGAGGAGTATCAGTGCCTTCAGTACATTGAGGACCAGGCCAACAGAAGCTATGAAG GTTGTGAGCCATTCTGGGATGCTGTCATCTGCTGGCCACATGCTGTTGTTGGGGAAACAGTCCAAAGAGCTTGTCCTGCAGTTTTCTCCTtcttcaaaaacaacacag GTTCAGTGAACCGTAACTGCACTAGTGCAGGTTGGTCCAGGCCCTTTCCACCGTATCACTTTGCCTgcagtgtggatgatgacattCCTGAG ACAGAGCAGTCCTACTTTGCCACTGTGAAGCTCGTCTACACCATCGGCTACAGCATTTCTCTAGTAGTGCTGGCCTTTGCCGTGTTGATCTTGTTGCTCTTCAG GAGGCTACGTTGTGCCAGGAACTTCATTCATATCCAGCTCTTCATTACATTCATCCTGAAAGCTGTTGCAGTCTTCATAAGGGATGCTACTTTATTTTCAAGTGATGATACAAACCATTGCACCCTTTCCACA GTGTACCTGTGCTCTTCATTATCCTGTGGATGGGATCTAGGGTGTATTTTGAGGACACAGAGTTT ATGTTGGGACATCAACGAGGACTCACCCTATTGGTGGATCATCAAGGGACCAATTGTTGTGTCTATAGCG GTCAATTTTATGCTCTTCATGAACATCATCAGAATTCTAATACAGAAGCTCAATCCCCGGCTTATCCAGTTCAATAACTCCTCTCAGTACAG GCGCCTGACTAAGTCCACTCTCCTCCTTATCCCTTTGTTTGGCACCCACTACGTGTTCTTTAATTTTCTGCCCGACTACTTCAGTGTTAACCTGCGCTTCTGTATCGAGCTCTGCATAGGATCCTTCCAG GGGCTCCTTGTGGCAATTCTCTATTGCTTCCTCAATCAAGAG GTCCAGAAAGAGGTTCACATGCAGTGGCTGAGATGGCAAGAAAGGAGCTATGGGGTAGTGTCACCTGCTGCAAAGGGCAGCCAGATGGACACGCCTTTTTAG
- the ghrhrl gene encoding growth hormone releasing hormone receptor, like isoform X1, whose amino-acid sequence MSCLHISSIFLTLFLAPTALSSLHPECEYIFQLEKEEYQCLQYIEDQANRSYEGCEPFWDAVICWPHAVVGETVQRACPAVFSFFKNNTGSVNRNCTSAGWSRPFPPYHFACSVDDDIPETEQSYFATVKLVYTIGYSISLVVLAFAVLILLLFRRLRCARNFIHIQLFITFILKAVAVFIRDATLFSSDDTNHCTLSTFACKASVVFCHYCVMANFFWLLVEALYLNSLLLSSFYHSRRCLWGFSLLGWGVPVLFIILWMGSRVYFEDTECWDINEDSPYWWIIKGPIVVSIAVNFMLFMNIIRILIQKLNPRLIQFNNSSQYRRLTKSTLLLIPLFGTHYVFFNFLPDYFSVNLRFCIELCIGSFQGLLVAILYCFLNQEVQKEVHMQWLRWQERSYGVVSPAAKGSQMDTPF is encoded by the exons ATGTCCTGTCTCCACATTAGCAGCATTTTTCTCACTCTGTTTTTGGCTCCAACT GCATTATCTAGCCTGCACCCTGAATGTGAGTACATATTTCAGCTGGAGAAAGAGGAGTATCAGTGCCTTCAGTACATTGAGGACCAGGCCAACAGAAGCTATGAAG GTTGTGAGCCATTCTGGGATGCTGTCATCTGCTGGCCACATGCTGTTGTTGGGGAAACAGTCCAAAGAGCTTGTCCTGCAGTTTTCTCCTtcttcaaaaacaacacag GTTCAGTGAACCGTAACTGCACTAGTGCAGGTTGGTCCAGGCCCTTTCCACCGTATCACTTTGCCTgcagtgtggatgatgacattCCTGAG ACAGAGCAGTCCTACTTTGCCACTGTGAAGCTCGTCTACACCATCGGCTACAGCATTTCTCTAGTAGTGCTGGCCTTTGCCGTGTTGATCTTGTTGCTCTTCAG GAGGCTACGTTGTGCCAGGAACTTCATTCATATCCAGCTCTTCATTACATTCATCCTGAAAGCTGTTGCAGTCTTCATAAGGGATGCTACTTTATTTTCAAGTGATGATACAAACCATTGCACCCTTTCCACA TTTGCCTGTAAGGCCTCTGTGGTCTTTTGTCACTATTGTGTAATGGCTAATTTTTTCTGGCTCCTGGTGGAGGCGCTCTACCTCAACTCCCTGCTGCTTTCATCCTTCTATCACAGCCGTAGATGCCTCTGGGGTTTCAGCCTGCTAGGATGGG GTGTACCTGTGCTCTTCATTATCCTGTGGATGGGATCTAGGGTGTATTTTGAGGACACAGA ATGTTGGGACATCAACGAGGACTCACCCTATTGGTGGATCATCAAGGGACCAATTGTTGTGTCTATAGCG GTCAATTTTATGCTCTTCATGAACATCATCAGAATTCTAATACAGAAGCTCAATCCCCGGCTTATCCAGTTCAATAACTCCTCTCAGTACAG GCGCCTGACTAAGTCCACTCTCCTCCTTATCCCTTTGTTTGGCACCCACTACGTGTTCTTTAATTTTCTGCCCGACTACTTCAGTGTTAACCTGCGCTTCTGTATCGAGCTCTGCATAGGATCCTTCCAG GGGCTCCTTGTGGCAATTCTCTATTGCTTCCTCAATCAAGAG GTCCAGAAAGAGGTTCACATGCAGTGGCTGAGATGGCAAGAAAGGAGCTATGGGGTAGTGTCACCTGCTGCAAAGGGCAGCCAGATGGACACGCCTTTTTAG